One Aphidius gifuensis isolate YNYX2018 linkage group LG3, ASM1490517v1, whole genome shotgun sequence DNA window includes the following coding sequences:
- the LOC122852714 gene encoding motile sperm domain-containing protein 1-like: MHHQRTPQKFPVFVFPQSITFFLDEQSTHKQVLTLYNPYEFPVRFKVLSTAPNKYKVVDPEGTIKSRCCVDIVVRHIALITANCNAIDKLRIQMQEHPSKQIIGKRDVEAKLLAGTSDSVGRNTPDPEMFQQLPSTEYREQRSYSVAPQRETNLIALIAGVLCIIGLLLPTEGEKNQRIPEYLQLSVNFKIILSFVLGMVTIIVLRP; the protein is encoded by the exons ATGCATCATCAACGAACACCTCAAAAATTTCctgtttttgtttttccaCAGAGTATTACGTTCTTCTTAGATGAACAATCAACTCATAAACAAGTACTTACACTTTATAATCCATATGAATTTCCAGTAAGATTTAAag ttttaagTACAGCTCCAAATAAGTACAAAGTTGTTGATCCTGAAGGTACAATTAAATCAAGATGTTGTGTGGATATTGTGGTTCGTCATATAGCATTGATAACAGCAAATTGCAATGCAATTGACAAATTGAGAATACAAATGCAAGAACATCCATcaaaacaa attATTGGGAAGAGAGATGTAGAAGCTAAGTTATTAGCAGGTACCAGTGACAGTGTTGGAAGAAATACTCCAGATCCTGAAATGTTTCAACAACTTCCAAGTACTGAATATCGAGAACAAAGATCATACTCAGTAGCACCACaaa gagaaacaaatttaattgctTTGATTGCTGGTGTTTTATGTATAATTGGATTATTATTACCAACTGAGGGAGAAAAAAATCAGAGGATACCAGAGTATCTTCAACTGtcagtcaattttaaaataatactttcaTTTGTACTTG GTATGGTGACAATTATTGTGTTAAGGCcataa
- the LOC122852713 gene encoding dolichyl-diphosphooligosaccharide--protein glycosyltransferase subunit 1-like — MIIKMSNSWWLLFNLVLLLNTLNVFANNEQQLTDVVLKNVDRIIDLQSQLTKITTKIVIENSGKTSINNFLFTIESPNNESLSFISAQTRDASRSKLDISKKQLNNNIYYEIILKDSLQSGRSTSVEIETISTHQLEPYPKEITQKEKQLVKYNGNIYLYSPYYILKQTTHIILPSRNIESFTKLKPYTSTDTTITYGPFDKRVPFSKDNLNIHFENNNKFLTVKKLERVIEISHWGNIAVEETIDLLHTGALLKGSFSRYDYSREHKSGQSSVQNFDTILPAAATDIYYRDDIGNISTSHTRIKKDSVDVNLRPRFPLFGGWKTHYIIGYNVPSYEYLFYNNYNSEYLLNMRLIDHIFDDMIIDELIVKIILPEGTRNFELSTPYEVERQKNYLHYSYLDTTGRPVISFTKNNLVENHIQNFKLKYNFPRLLMLQEPLLVAIALYLLFLLVIIYVRLDFTIDKDEAFECKLKIASQCEKILAIQDKRVMSYNQLDEQLNYLKQNKDTNVFLSIIKNINNDYKNSTNILNEFSQKIKNESNDIYDKLMELQKYDKLLKEYYNQQQVLYIDKLVPGKINRTQFVDAENSITKKKEECVEKINSIVKSLQ, encoded by the coding sequence atgataattaaaatgtccaaTAGCTGGTGGTTATTATTTAACCTGGTGCTTTTATTAAATACTTTAAATGTATTTGCCAATAATGAACAACAATTAACTGACGtggtattaaaaaatgttgacagaataattgatttacaatcacaattaacaaaaataacaacaaaaattgtcattgaaaattctggtaaaacatcaattaataattttttatttaccattgAATCACCAAACAATGAAAGTTTAAGTTTTATATCAGCACAAACAAGAGATGCAAGTAGATCAAAGcttgatatatcaaaaaaacaattaaataataatatatattatgaaataatCTTAAAAGATTCATTACAATCAGGAAGATCAACATCTGTTGAAATTGAAACAATATCAACTCATCAATTGGAACCATATCCAAaagaaataacacaaaaagaaaaacaattagttaaatataatggtaatatatatttatattcaccatattatattttaaaacaaacaacTCATATTATATTACCATCAagaaatattgaatcatttacaaaattaaaaccatATACATCAACTGATACAACAATAACATATGGACCATTTGATAAACGTGTACCATTTagtaaagataatttaaatatacattttgaaaataataataaatttttaacagttaaaaaattagaaagagTTATTGAAATATCACACTGGGGTAATATTGCTGTTGAAGAAACAATTGATCTTTTACATACTGGTGCATTATTAAAGGGTTCATTTTCAAGATATGATTATTCAAGAGAACATAAATCTGGTCAATCAAGTGTACAAAATTTTGATACAATATTACCAGCAGCAGCAACTGATATTTATTATCGTGATGATATTGGTAATATATCAACATCACatacaagaattaaaaaagattCAGTTGATGTTAATTTACGTCCAAGATTTCCATTATTTGGTGGATGGAAAACACATTATATCATTGGATATAATGTACCAagttatgaatatttattttataataattataatagcgagtatttattaaatatgagattaattgatcatatatttgatgatatgattattgatgaattaattgttaaaataatattaccagAAGGAACACgtaattttgaattatcaacACCATATGAAGttgaaagacaaaaaaattatcttcattattcatatttagATACAACTGGACGTCCAGTAATAtcatttactaaaaataatcttgttgaaaatcatatacaaaattttaaacttaaatataattttccacGTTTACTTATGCTACAAGAACCATTATTAGTTGCAATTgcattgtatttattatttttacttgttatAATATATGTTAGACTTGATTTTACAATTGACAAAGATGAAGCAtttgaatgtaaattaaaaattgctagtcaatgtgaaaaaatattagcaaTACAAGATAAACGTGTTATGTCATATAATCAACTTgatgaacaattaaattatttaaaacaaaataaagatacaaatgtatttttatcaattattaaaaatattaataatgattataaaaattcaacaaatatacttaatgaattttcacaaaaaattaaaaatgaatcaaatgatatttatgataaattaatggaattacaaaaatatgataaattacttaaagaatattataatcaacaacaagtactttatattgataaacttgtacctggtaaaataaatagaacaCAATTTGTTGATGCtgaaaattcaataactaaaaaaaaagaagaatgtgttgaaaaaattaattccatTGTCAAATCATTGCAATAA
- the LOC122852717 gene encoding putative deoxyribonuclease TATDN1, whose amino-acid sequence MLTTKMTNLRKFIDIGANLLDPMYQGIYHGTQKHQADLDVVLKRSWDNNLSRIIITAGSLDESRQALVLARTDSRLFTTVGVHPTRCNIFEESGDPDNYLKSMTELALANRDKIIAIGEMGLDYDRLNFCSKDTQKKFFEMQLSLCSTLKLPMFLHCRNASDDFINILRKHKDQLTEGVVHSFDGNPEEANSILQLGLYIGINGCSLKTEDNLFSLTTIPADRLMIETDCPWCEIRPTHAAAKDVITNFPTVKKEKWQIDKLVKGRNEPCTIVQILEILARIRDEEEEFLCNQIYKNSMKVFFPDDL is encoded by the exons atgttaactacaaaaatgacaaatttacgtaaatttattg atATTGGGGCAAATTTATTAGACCCTATGTATCAAGGAATTTATCATGGTACACAAAAACATCAAGCTGATTTAGATGTTGTACTTAAAAGAAGTTGGGATAATAATTTgtcaagaataataataactgcTGGTAGTCTTGATGAAAGTAGACAAGCACTGGTGCTTGCTAGAACAGATT CTAGATTATTTACAACAGTTGGTGTTCATCCAACAAgatgtaatatttttgaagaatCTGGTGATccagataattatttaaaatcaatgacAGAATTAGCACTTGCAAAtcgtgataaaataattgcaattGGTGAAATGGGACTTGATTATGATCGtcttaatttttgttcaaaagatacacaaaaaaaattctttgaaaTGCAATTATCATTGTGTTCAACTTTAAAATTACCCATGTTTTTACATTGTCGTAATGCATcagatgattttataaatatactaaGAAAACATAAGGATCAATTGACTGAAGGTGTTGTACATTCATTTGATGGTAATCCAGAAGAAGCTAATAGTATTTTACAATTGGGTCTTTACATTGGCATAAATGGAtg ctCATTAAAAACAgaggataatttattttcattgacaaCAATACCAGCTGATAGACTTATGATTGAAACTGATTGTCCATGGTGTGAAATAAGACCAACTCATGCTGCAGCCAAAGATGTTATCACCAATTTTCCAAcagttaaaaaagaaaaatggcaaattgataaattagttAAAGGAAGAAATGAACCATGTACTATTgt TCAAATTCTTGAGATATTGGCAAGAATTagagatgaagaagaagaatttCTTTGTAACCAAATATACAAAAACTCCATGAAGGTCTTCTTTCCTGATGATTTGTAa